The proteins below are encoded in one region of Winogradskyella helgolandensis:
- a CDS encoding ABC transporter permease: protein MIKNYFKIAWRNLMKHKVFSLINIIGLTIGLSASFVIGLMIYYDATFDAFHKDEDRIYRVVTDLISPEATFSIPGVTLALEDAITENSNFETVSGFYIERPSKVENRELSSEFKWPNFVIFTDADYFKIFDYKFLAGNTSEILASPNNVILTENRAADYFPNTKPSDIIGKTLVYNDSLHITVTGIVENFKERTDFVFEEFISHSTILQTRLRDDFLNKNWNNTNDASQLFVKVTPNADLSALQNRLDNLAKEHQDEESKKYGDEQKFTLQPLADIHFNEKYGIYDWSKGQASKSLLTNLALVAIFLLVLGCINFINLNTAQASQRAKEIGIRKTLGSSRKQLIGQFMGETFLLVLMSAVLSLLLSRWLINVFSDFVPEGLSYELMKSPLIILGISILLLLVTFLSGFYPALVLSKFNTVSVLKNHLAVGNKKVKLRKFLTVFQFSIAQVFVIATLLVGQQINFLLETDMGFKTDAIVSVYSPRAEREISKKELYAEKLRAIPEIKSISIGGHAPASISTNSSSVTYNNGDNEVNLDLQFIFGDINYAKVFELDLIAGRTIRNDTVKELVINETCRKRLGFKSPDEAIGKTVLLGDQSVPIVGVMSDFFQRSLRSAIKPMAYRGDWYQPEWSQFQAVHIAFQNESSADFKGTLSKIENAYKTVYTETDDYRVEFLDETIQKFYNREQKMSKLLNWATGLSILISCLGLLGLVIYTTNRRVKEIGVRKVLGASLLQINALLCKEFLILVAIAFIIAAPIAYYGINNWLQDFAYKTSISFWVFLVSGLAMIVFALLVISVKTLQAANANPVDSLRSE from the coding sequence ATGATTAAAAATTATTTCAAAATAGCATGGAGGAACCTCATGAAGCATAAGGTGTTTTCTCTAATTAATATTATTGGTCTTACCATTGGATTAAGTGCCTCTTTTGTGATTGGATTAATGATTTATTACGATGCTACCTTTGATGCATTTCATAAAGATGAGGATCGTATTTATAGAGTCGTTACAGATTTAATTAGTCCTGAGGCTACTTTTTCTATTCCTGGAGTCACTTTAGCATTGGAGGATGCCATTACCGAGAATTCAAATTTTGAAACCGTTAGTGGGTTTTATATAGAACGGCCTTCAAAAGTTGAAAATAGAGAATTAAGTTCAGAATTTAAATGGCCCAACTTCGTCATTTTTACAGATGCTGATTATTTTAAGATTTTTGACTATAAATTTTTAGCTGGTAATACATCTGAAATTTTAGCAAGTCCAAATAATGTTATTCTTACTGAAAATCGAGCAGCTGATTATTTTCCAAATACAAAACCTTCAGATATTATTGGAAAAACCTTAGTTTACAATGATTCACTTCATATAACAGTTACAGGAATTGTTGAGAATTTTAAAGAACGAACAGATTTTGTGTTTGAAGAATTTATCTCGCATTCTACCATTTTACAAACGCGATTGCGAGACGATTTCCTCAATAAAAACTGGAATAACACCAACGATGCATCTCAGCTATTTGTGAAGGTGACGCCAAATGCCGACTTATCAGCGCTACAAAATCGTTTGGATAATTTAGCAAAGGAGCACCAAGATGAGGAATCTAAAAAATATGGTGATGAACAAAAGTTTACACTACAACCATTAGCCGATATTCACTTCAACGAAAAGTATGGTATTTACGATTGGTCTAAAGGCCAGGCCAGTAAATCACTACTTACTAATCTCGCTTTGGTGGCCATATTTCTATTGGTGTTAGGTTGTATTAACTTTATAAATCTTAATACAGCGCAAGCTTCTCAGCGTGCCAAAGAAATTGGAATCCGTAAAACTCTAGGAAGTTCTAGAAAACAGCTTATCGGCCAATTTATGGGTGAAACATTTTTATTGGTTTTGATGTCTGCAGTATTATCGCTATTACTTTCTAGATGGTTGATTAATGTGTTTTCAGATTTTGTACCAGAAGGTTTAAGTTATGAACTGATGAAATCCCCTTTAATCATTCTTGGTATTTCTATTCTATTACTTTTAGTGACATTTTTATCTGGCTTTTATCCAGCATTAGTACTTTCAAAGTTCAATACCGTTTCAGTTTTAAAAAATCATTTAGCTGTCGGAAATAAAAAAGTGAAGCTCAGAAAATTCTTAACGGTTTTTCAGTTTTCCATTGCTCAAGTATTTGTAATTGCTACGTTGTTGGTTGGTCAACAAATTAATTTTCTTTTAGAAACAGATATGGGTTTTAAAACGGATGCTATTGTGTCTGTTTATAGCCCTAGAGCGGAACGCGAAATCTCTAAAAAAGAGCTTTATGCCGAAAAATTAAGAGCTATACCAGAAATTAAATCAATTAGTATTGGAGGCCATGCACCTGCATCTATTTCTACGAATAGTTCTTCAGTCACTTATAATAATGGTGACAATGAGGTTAATTTAGACTTACAATTTATTTTTGGTGACATCAATTACGCTAAGGTATTTGAGTTAGATCTTATAGCAGGACGAACCATCCGAAATGATACTGTTAAAGAGTTGGTGATTAATGAGACGTGTAGAAAAAGACTTGGTTTCAAAAGTCCCGATGAAGCAATAGGGAAAACGGTTTTATTAGGTGATCAAAGTGTGCCTATAGTCGGAGTTATGTCAGATTTTTTCCAACGTTCCTTGCGAAGCGCTATTAAACCCATGGCATATAGAGGAGATTGGTATCAACCAGAATGGAGTCAGTTTCAAGCCGTTCATATCGCATTTCAAAATGAATCATCAGCAGATTTTAAAGGAACACTTTCAAAAATTGAAAATGCTTATAAAACAGTCTATACTGAGACCGATGATTATAGGGTCGAGTTTTTAGATGAAACCATCCAGAAGTTTTATAATCGGGAGCAAAAGATGTCCAAACTTTTAAATTGGGCAACAGGTTTATCAATATTAATTAGTTGTTTAGGATTGCTCGGACTTGTGATTTATACCACCAACCGACGTGTAAAAGAAATTGGAGTGCGTAAGGTTCTAGGAGCGTCATTACTTCAAATTAACGCACTTTTATGTAAAGAGTTTTTAATCTTGGTAGCAATTGCTTTTATCATTGCGGCACCAATTGCATATTACGGCATTAATAATTGGTTGCAAGATTTTGCATACAAAACAAGTATTAGTTTTTGGGTGTTCTTAGTGAGTGGTTTAGCGATGATCGTCTTTGCCTTATTAGTCATCAGTGTAAAGACGCTTCAGGCGGCAAATGCCAATCCTGTGGATTCATTACGCTCAGAATAA
- a CDS encoding FtsX-like permease family protein, giving the protein MFKNYIKIAIRNLWKNRTFTALNVVGLTVAFGVALLLGMYAVFQLSFDRFHEHGDEIYQVYTEDSGLNGIEANISKSEPFAAALKDEVAGVEKITRYNGSGVLLTYQDKQLGMGTAYVDPDFFDMFSFPIIKGDKTNPITSESSVAMTEQAAKRIFGDENPIGQTVTILRDEVEVPFNVTAIIEDFPNTSSIGFDIVLNFKSQNEHAYARTIGRWDMENHEVYMQLAESVQPKQFEKSTTDFTQLHYKNEIDNAKRDGFHPNADGLYRQIKVLPLADVRFANFNQGVVSVNRTMPYLVLGISFLILFIACVNFINMSIAKSSQRLREIGMRKTLGANKKQLFFQFWGESILVFLISIGLGILLAVFLLPYFQTLFKTQASLATLLNPSLLVVLVLSVLLITLIAGGYPALLMSRLGTLQSLKGKLDVNGKNHLRNSLMVLQFGIAILLVSGTLVLWDQVEFMRTKDLGFNKDQVIAFPLNGQLNDQQAIELLRNTLQDKPNIVSVTASNNILGLGKDGSRSTSILGFEHKGRGVDTHMLVVDADYVETLDLNIIEGRSFRKNLASDSLSVIINEAMAKQLNEDDILASQIDLDDAVYSVVGVIKDFNFQELDQTIAPMTLFALPNWNLRNVYVKVSSQNLEQAYTDVKAAWNTIEPNAEFQGSFLNENIDRTLRNERTMITMIGSGSILAIILSCIGLFAMSLLIVAQRKKEIGVRKIVGASVSAITILLTKDFLKLVVIAFLIASPIAWWAMHNWLQNYAYHIDLNIWIFLLAGGIAVVIAMLTIAVKTIKAATSNPVEALRTE; this is encoded by the coding sequence ATGTTTAAAAATTATATCAAAATAGCAATCAGAAACCTCTGGAAAAACAGAACATTCACGGCACTCAATGTCGTAGGTCTTACAGTGGCATTCGGAGTAGCACTATTATTAGGCATGTATGCCGTTTTTCAATTGTCTTTTGATCGCTTTCATGAGCATGGAGATGAAATCTATCAAGTGTATACAGAAGATAGTGGGTTAAATGGCATTGAAGCTAACATCTCAAAATCCGAACCTTTTGCTGCCGCTTTGAAAGATGAGGTTGCGGGAGTTGAGAAAATTACACGTTATAATGGTTCTGGAGTCTTATTAACTTATCAGGATAAGCAACTCGGTATGGGCACTGCGTATGTAGATCCCGATTTTTTCGACATGTTTAGCTTTCCAATTATAAAGGGTGATAAGACAAATCCAATAACGTCAGAGTCTTCAGTTGCAATGACAGAGCAGGCTGCAAAACGCATATTTGGTGATGAGAATCCTATAGGGCAAACCGTTACGATTTTAAGAGATGAAGTAGAAGTGCCTTTTAATGTCACCGCGATTATTGAAGATTTTCCCAATACAAGTTCAATAGGTTTTGATATCGTTCTAAATTTTAAAAGCCAGAATGAACATGCCTATGCCAGAACTATCGGTCGTTGGGACATGGAGAACCATGAAGTATATATGCAACTTGCAGAAAGTGTACAACCTAAGCAATTTGAAAAAAGTACCACAGATTTTACTCAATTACATTACAAAAACGAGATTGATAATGCCAAGCGTGATGGGTTTCACCCAAATGCAGATGGCCTTTACAGACAAATAAAAGTATTGCCGTTGGCAGATGTTCGCTTTGCGAATTTTAATCAAGGAGTTGTTAGTGTCAATCGTACCATGCCGTATTTAGTTTTGGGAATTTCTTTTTTAATTCTGTTTATAGCTTGTGTCAATTTTATAAATATGAGTATTGCCAAAAGTTCACAACGCTTGCGTGAGATTGGCATGCGAAAAACGCTAGGAGCAAACAAAAAACAGCTGTTCTTTCAGTTTTGGGGAGAAAGCATTTTAGTGTTTTTAATTTCCATCGGACTAGGAATTTTATTAGCCGTGTTTTTACTACCATACTTTCAAACCTTATTTAAAACCCAAGCGTCATTGGCAACCTTACTAAACCCATCATTGTTGGTTGTGCTTGTTTTGAGTGTTTTGCTGATCACATTAATTGCTGGAGGTTATCCTGCGTTATTAATGAGTCGTCTTGGAACTTTACAAAGTTTAAAAGGAAAACTCGATGTCAATGGTAAAAACCATTTGCGAAATAGTTTAATGGTCTTACAATTCGGTATTGCTATTTTACTGGTTAGTGGTACGCTTGTACTTTGGGATCAGGTGGAATTTATGAGGACTAAAGACTTAGGTTTCAATAAAGATCAAGTGATTGCTTTTCCACTGAATGGTCAACTTAACGATCAACAAGCTATAGAATTACTTCGAAATACGCTTCAAGATAAACCTAATATTGTAAGTGTTACAGCATCTAATAATATTTTAGGTTTAGGAAAAGATGGCTCGCGTTCGACTAGTATTTTAGGTTTTGAACACAAAGGTAGAGGCGTGGATACGCATATGTTAGTCGTTGATGCAGATTACGTTGAAACTTTAGATTTGAATATTATTGAAGGTCGTTCATTTCGAAAAAACTTAGCGAGTGATAGTCTTTCAGTTATTATCAATGAAGCTATGGCAAAGCAACTCAATGAAGATGATATTTTAGCCTCACAGATAGATTTAGATGATGCAGTATATTCTGTTGTAGGTGTTATTAAAGATTTCAATTTTCAAGAACTCGACCAGACGATTGCACCAATGACTTTATTTGCGCTTCCTAACTGGAATTTACGCAACGTATACGTTAAGGTGTCATCACAAAATTTAGAACAAGCCTACACCGATGTAAAAGCAGCTTGGAATACTATTGAGCCGAATGCCGAATTTCAAGGGTCTTTTTTAAATGAAAATATTGATAGAACCTTACGAAATGAGCGTACTATGATTACCATGATTGGTAGTGGTTCAATTTTAGCTATTATCTTAAGTTGTATCGGTTTGTTTGCGATGTCATTGCTCATTGTAGCACAACGTAAAAAGGAAATAGGAGTTCGTAAAATAGTCGGTGCGAGTGTCTCGGCCATTACAATATTACTGACTAAAGACTTTTTAAAATTAGTAGTTATCGCTTTTTTAATCGCGTCGCCAATAGCATGGTGGGCAATGCATAATTGGTTACAGAATTATGCGTATCATATAGATCTTAATATTTGGATATTTTTATTGGCAGGCGGCATAGCAGTAGTCATAGCCATGCTAACTATAGCTGTAAAAACAATAAAAGCCGCAACCTCTAATCCTGTAGAAGCATTACGAACGGAATAA
- a CDS encoding ABC transporter ATP-binding protein — translation MIQITDLEKFYKTEEVQTIALNKLSFNVKEGEFVAIMGPSGCGKSTLLNILGLLDDPDGGSFMFNGTEVAGYNERKRSELRKHNIGFVFQSFNLIDELTVFENVELPLIYTGVKPAERKIQVEAVLEKMQIMHRRNHFPQQLSGGQQQRVAVARAVVNKPKLILADEPTGNLDSTNGNEVMDLLIDLNEAGTTIIMVTHSEHDAKYSHRIIRMLDGQKVTENILA, via the coding sequence ATGATACAAATTACGGACTTAGAAAAGTTTTATAAAACCGAAGAAGTACAAACCATAGCCTTAAACAAATTATCATTTAATGTTAAAGAAGGTGAGTTTGTGGCGATCATGGGACCTTCAGGATGTGGGAAATCGACCTTATTAAATATTTTGGGATTATTAGACGATCCTGATGGAGGTAGTTTTATGTTTAACGGAACAGAAGTCGCTGGTTACAATGAGCGTAAACGTTCTGAGTTAAGAAAGCATAATATCGGTTTTGTATTTCAAAGCTTTAATCTCATCGATGAACTAACGGTGTTTGAAAATGTAGAATTACCCTTAATCTACACAGGTGTAAAACCAGCAGAACGAAAAATACAAGTAGAAGCGGTTTTAGAGAAAATGCAAATTATGCACCGAAGAAATCACTTTCCGCAACAACTTTCTGGTGGACAGCAACAACGTGTAGCTGTCGCAAGAGCCGTTGTAAACAAACCTAAACTAATTCTTGCCGATGAGCCCACAGGAAATTTAGATAGTACTAATGGTAATGAGGTTATGGATTTATTAATAGACCTCAATGAAGCAGGCACAACCATCATCATGGTAACACACAGTGAGCACGATGCAAAATACAGTCACAGAATTATAAGAATGTTAGACGGACAAAAAGTAACAGAAAATATTTTGGCATAG
- a CDS encoding efflux RND transporter periplasmic adaptor subunit produces MDVPIQKKKFSTQKIGLAIGIIAIIALIGYVIFQTSGGSKLNVDKERISVNTVSKDVFQENIPVNGIVLPITTIYLDALEGGRVEEKFVEDGAMLKKGEPILRLSNTDLELSLINQETSVYNLLTQMQISQNAARQNTINRQNQFTDVENNLIEAERVYNLNKRLYEKGAIGRMDYESSENNYNYQKERMKLSKQVLSEDTISSKLEVNQARNSYARTQSALELMRKKVGDLVVRAPIDGQLTSLDAEIGQSINKGTRLGQVDVITGYKVRVDIDEHYISRIYNGQTGTFVLNNKTYTLEIKKVFTQVTNGRFQVDMKFQGDVPEGIRRGQNLQIRVALSAEKEALLVAKGGFFQKTGGNWIFKVSEDGNTAYKVNIRLGSQNTEYYEVLDGLNPGDKVVTSSYDAFGDTEELILK; encoded by the coding sequence ATGGACGTTCCAATTCAAAAGAAGAAATTTTCAACTCAAAAAATAGGATTAGCTATAGGGATTATAGCAATAATAGCTTTAATCGGGTATGTTATTTTTCAAACCTCAGGTGGTTCTAAATTGAATGTGGATAAAGAACGTATTTCAGTAAATACGGTTTCTAAAGATGTGTTTCAAGAAAACATTCCGGTTAACGGTATTGTGCTTCCGATTACCACCATTTATTTAGATGCTTTGGAAGGTGGGCGAGTAGAAGAGAAGTTTGTTGAAGATGGTGCTATGCTTAAAAAAGGAGAACCAATTTTAAGATTGTCAAATACCGATTTGGAATTGAGTCTCATTAACCAGGAAACGTCGGTATATAATTTATTAACACAGATGCAAATTTCTCAAAATGCAGCGCGCCAAAATACGATTAACAGACAAAATCAATTTACCGATGTTGAAAATAATCTCATTGAAGCAGAACGTGTTTATAATTTAAACAAACGGTTATACGAAAAAGGAGCGATAGGAAGAATGGATTACGAGTCTTCTGAAAATAATTACAACTATCAGAAAGAACGTATGAAACTATCTAAGCAAGTATTATCTGAAGATACCATTTCTTCAAAATTGGAAGTTAATCAAGCTCGTAATTCTTATGCTAGAACACAAAGTGCCTTAGAATTAATGCGAAAAAAGGTAGGAGATTTAGTGGTTAGAGCACCAATCGATGGGCAGTTAACGTCGCTAGATGCTGAAATCGGACAGTCCATTAATAAAGGCACGCGTTTAGGACAAGTTGATGTGATTACTGGTTATAAAGTAAGAGTTGATATTGATGAGCATTATATTTCAAGAATCTATAATGGCCAAACTGGAACCTTCGTGCTGAATAATAAAACCTATACTTTAGAAATTAAAAAGGTATTTACACAAGTTACCAATGGTCGTTTTCAAGTGGATATGAAATTTCAGGGAGATGTGCCTGAAGGTATTAGAAGAGGTCAAAATCTTCAAATTAGAGTGGCTTTAAGTGCAGAGAAAGAGGCTTTGTTAGTTGCGAAAGGAGGATTCTTTCAAAAAACAGGAGGCAACTGGATTTTTAAAGTGAGTGAAGATGGAAATACGGCTTATAAAGTAAACATTAGACTTGGCAGCCAAAATACAGAATATTATGAAGTACTTGATGGTTTAAATCCTGGAGATAAAGTAGTCACCTCGAGTTATGATGCTTTTGGAGATACGGAAGAATTGATTTTGAAATAA
- a CDS encoding sigma-54-dependent transcriptional regulator yields MVLKNATILVIDDDVDVLTALRLLLKPLVKEVVTEKNPSNILSQIEKTAYDIIVLDMNFNGLVNTGNEGIFWLNKIRQQKPETSVILMTAYADIDLAIRGLKEGASDFLMKPWKNEKIVETMTTILSQKTSQSSTKNQLQNNSVDIIGDSDVMTDVFMKLKKVAPTDANVLILGENGTGKDLIARALHDNSNRKHQPFVKVDVGALTESLFESELFGYKKGAFTDAREDRKGRFEAANGGTLFLDEIGNISLSQQARLLTVLQNRQVTPLGSNEPIPIDIRLICATNINPQILADEKKFRKDLIYRINTVDIIAPPLRDRGTDITALAHHFIALYAEKYNKSPFSFDSGFISKLKKHDFPGNVRELQYVLERAVIMTDGSVLKPEDLVFSSIERSSTSTNMNTQSLNLDDLEKNAILNVLEKNKGNVSKSAKDLGITRAALYRRLEKYEL; encoded by the coding sequence ATGGTATTAAAAAACGCTACAATATTAGTTATAGACGATGATGTTGATGTATTAACAGCATTGCGCTTGCTTTTAAAACCACTGGTTAAAGAGGTGGTTACCGAAAAGAATCCGAGTAATATTCTATCTCAAATTGAGAAGACTGCTTACGACATTATTGTTCTAGACATGAATTTTAATGGTTTAGTGAATACTGGTAATGAAGGTATTTTTTGGCTAAATAAAATTCGACAACAAAAACCTGAAACCTCAGTTATTTTAATGACCGCTTATGCCGATATTGATTTAGCGATACGCGGATTAAAAGAAGGAGCTTCCGACTTTTTAATGAAACCTTGGAAAAATGAAAAAATCGTAGAAACCATGACTACGATACTAAGTCAGAAGACCTCTCAAAGCAGTACAAAGAACCAGCTTCAAAATAATTCTGTTGACATTATTGGTGATAGCGATGTGATGACTGATGTTTTTATGAAACTTAAAAAAGTGGCTCCAACAGATGCTAATGTTTTAATCCTTGGTGAAAATGGTACTGGAAAAGATTTAATTGCTCGTGCGCTTCATGATAACTCTAATAGAAAACACCAACCGTTTGTAAAAGTAGATGTTGGTGCTTTAACAGAATCGCTATTTGAAAGTGAATTATTTGGGTATAAAAAAGGAGCTTTCACAGATGCTAGAGAAGATAGAAAAGGCCGATTTGAAGCGGCTAATGGTGGCACTTTATTTTTAGATGAAATTGGAAATATTAGTTTAAGTCAGCAAGCCCGATTACTGACCGTCTTACAAAACAGACAAGTGACTCCGTTGGGCTCTAATGAACCAATCCCTATTGATATTAGATTAATTTGCGCTACTAATATCAATCCTCAAATTTTAGCAGACGAAAAGAAATTTAGAAAAGATTTAATTTACAGAATAAATACCGTTGATATTATTGCTCCACCTCTTAGAGATCGTGGTACAGATATTACAGCATTAGCACATCATTTTATAGCTTTATATGCTGAAAAATATAATAAAAGTCCGTTTTCTTTTGATTCCGGATTCATTTCAAAATTAAAAAAGCACGACTTCCCAGGTAATGTTAGGGAATTGCAATACGTTTTAGAGCGTGCTGTAATAATGACTGATGGTTCCGTTTTAAAACCTGAAGACTTAGTATTTTCATCGATAGAACGTTCATCGACCTCTACAAATATGAATACTCAGAGTTTAAACTTAGACGATTTAGAAAAGAACGCCATTTTAAATGTCCTTGAAAAGAATAAAGGTAATGTTTCAAAATCAGCTAAAGATCTAGGGATTACAAGAGCTGCTTTATACAGAAGACTAGAAAAGTATGAACTATAG
- a CDS encoding sensor histidine kinase: MNYRSYIFWLFFRVLLLVGAILALVYFIYNDHSTYIVIISIALLYLLINTYTFVKRRFVAIDDFFEAVKYRDFSRWFPEDRGPKDIRFLYTGFNEINRTIKEINSQNEAQYVYLQKILEMVDIGIIAYNLESGDVLWSNEPFGDILDVPSFKNIRFVENRKPELFNTVFETYHREPDSISIALQNETIKILISDTVFQVKDDAFKLIVIQDIDNTLNKNESESWKKLLSVMTHEIMNSIAPISSLADTLQQNLQLAIEHPEETRLELEDLNAGVKTIKNRSEGLLKFAKTYRSLSKVTHLNLQRVKIEDLFSNIQLLMEPSIKAKAIAITFEVTSPKLELDIDAHLIEQVLINLILNAVDACKSKDHSEIKVLASQNPNRDIVIKVIDNGSGIPKDILENIFVPFFTSKTTGSGIGLSLCKQIMLLHKGRIIVKSVENEGSVFSLVF, encoded by the coding sequence ATGAACTATAGAAGTTACATATTTTGGCTTTTTTTTAGAGTGCTTCTTTTAGTAGGTGCTATACTCGCATTAGTCTATTTCATTTACAACGATCACTCCACTTATATTGTTATTATTAGCATCGCGCTACTCTATTTACTCATAAACACCTATACCTTTGTAAAACGTCGTTTTGTTGCTATAGATGATTTTTTTGAAGCTGTAAAATATCGTGATTTCTCACGTTGGTTTCCGGAAGATAGAGGCCCAAAAGACATCCGATTTTTATATACAGGTTTTAACGAAATTAATCGAACCATAAAGGAAATCAACTCACAAAACGAAGCACAATACGTCTACCTTCAGAAGATTTTAGAAATGGTAGATATTGGAATTATTGCTTATAATCTAGAATCCGGAGACGTCCTTTGGAGTAATGAACCTTTTGGAGACATTTTAGATGTCCCATCTTTTAAAAATATCCGCTTTGTTGAAAACAGAAAACCAGAACTCTTTAATACCGTTTTTGAAACCTATCATCGCGAACCGGATTCGATTTCTATTGCACTTCAAAATGAAACTATAAAAATTTTAATTTCCGATACGGTATTTCAAGTAAAGGATGATGCATTTAAGTTGATTGTCATTCAGGATATTGATAATACCTTAAATAAAAATGAATCAGAATCTTGGAAGAAGCTTTTAAGTGTGATGACACACGAAATTATGAATTCTATAGCTCCAATTTCGTCCTTGGCAGATACACTTCAACAAAACTTGCAATTAGCTATAGAACATCCTGAAGAAACGCGCCTTGAATTAGAGGATTTAAACGCTGGAGTTAAAACTATTAAAAACCGCAGTGAAGGCCTTTTAAAATTTGCGAAAACCTATAGAAGTTTGAGTAAAGTGACACACCTCAACCTACAACGTGTTAAAATTGAAGACTTATTTAGTAACATCCAGCTTTTAATGGAACCATCCATAAAAGCCAAAGCTATTGCCATTACATTCGAGGTTACCTCACCAAAATTAGAATTAGATATTGATGCACATCTTATAGAACAAGTACTTATCAATCTTATTTTAAATGCTGTTGACGCTTGTAAAAGTAAAGACCATTCAGAAATTAAAGTATTAGCATCTCAAAACCCTAATAGAGATATTGTTATAAAAGTCATTGATAATGGTTCTGGTATCCCAAAAGATATTTTAGAGAACATATTTGTGCCTTTCTTCACCAGTAAAACTACGGGAAGTGGCATTGGGCTTAGTCTTTGTAAGCAAATTATGTTGCTTCATAAAGGCAGAATCATCGTTAAAAGTGTGGAAAACGAAGGTTCTGTTTTTAGCTTGGTGTTCTAA